A single genomic interval of Nostoc commune NIES-4072 harbors:
- a CDS encoding tetratricopeptide repeat protein produces MKQRLVFPKQKVGLICVGAISRPQILVQSFLLFTFLLSSIAANAADITQQLHRPLNSSVGRQSRDEADSLLSIGEKQYASGYADKTITSCLRALELYHAIGDLKAQGLTYNLLAKAYIQLGSLKEAEDALRRGLAIARDTKDFQSQIFVLNNIGTFFLQQGEFAAAGNSVEDALAIAHNVKNIEGEGLSLSNLGLVTARLGDYNKAIKLYENALIFRRQTGDAIGEANTLNNLGDAYLASGNYQDTIGTYGAAMRIAKTNRDRTNELRAIDGLVTAHTAVGRYERAFDLLEQRLALAKELQNLREELKSFESYAQLYKQQGNYLTARNFYERAIILARTLEDSKQEVQLLDQLTKMLQR; encoded by the coding sequence ATGAAACAACGGCTTGTATTTCCCAAGCAAAAGGTAGGCTTAATTTGTGTAGGTGCAATTTCTCGTCCCCAAATACTTGTACAGAGCTTTTTACTGTTTACTTTCTTGCTGAGTTCCATAGCTGCGAATGCAGCTGATATTACGCAACAACTCCATCGCCCTTTAAATAGTTCCGTTGGGCGACAATCAAGAGATGAAGCAGATAGCTTGCTGAGTATCGGTGAAAAACAATACGCTTCAGGATATGCCGATAAAACAATTACCTCTTGCTTGCGGGCACTAGAACTATATCACGCAATTGGCGACCTGAAAGCACAAGGTCTAACTTATAATTTACTTGCTAAGGCTTATATCCAGCTTGGTAGTTTAAAAGAGGCGGAAGATGCTTTAAGAAGAGGATTAGCGATCGCTCGTGATACTAAAGACTTCCAATCTCAGATTTTTGTGCTAAATAATATCGGTACATTTTTCCTACAACAAGGAGAATTTGCTGCTGCTGGCAATTCTGTTGAAGATGCACTCGCAATTGCTCACAATGTCAAAAACATTGAGGGAGAAGGACTATCTTTAAGTAATTTGGGTTTAGTAACTGCCAGGTTAGGAGATTATAACAAGGCAATTAAATTGTATGAAAATGCTTTAATCTTCCGCCGTCAGACTGGCGATGCCATCGGTGAAGCCAATACCCTAAATAATTTAGGAGATGCTTACTTAGCATCTGGAAATTATCAGGATACCATTGGCACTTACGGGGCAGCAATGCGGATAGCTAAAACCAACCGCGATCGCACTAATGAATTACGGGCAATTGACGGTTTAGTTACTGCTCATACTGCTGTCGGACGCTACGAACGGGCTTTTGATTTACTAGAGCAACGTTTAGCACTCGCTAAAGAATTGCAAAATTTGCGAGAAGAATTAAAATCTTTTGAGTCTTATGCTCAGTTATACAAGCAACAAGGTAATTACCTAACTGCCCGCAATTTTTACGAAAGAGCGATTATATTGGCGCGGACATTGGAAGACAGCAAGCAAGAAGTGCAATTGCTGGATCAGCTAACTAAAATGCTTCAACGGTGA
- a CDS encoding sigma-70 family RNA polymerase sigma factor, which produces MQIPHFPEANHPLVKSLFHHSDHELLTLFQQNPDAGKYFTVIFCRYSPIVYTLIRHSARSPVQADYLFALTWRHIYYELGGLNLTDSESGKEALTMQNWLINMTAFCINEIKVPPTEAIHYSLQATSPPLWCYVQQALDQLPPVLRLIVLMVQTFHWSETRIAAYLQAEGEAIAPNEVADFLQEGYRMLEDKLPTDIRTIYFGEDLVQS; this is translated from the coding sequence ATGCAAATTCCTCATTTCCCGGAAGCTAATCACCCCCTGGTAAAGTCGCTGTTCCATCACAGTGACCATGAACTACTGACTCTGTTTCAGCAAAATCCAGATGCCGGAAAATACTTCACGGTGATTTTTTGTCGCTATAGTCCCATAGTGTACACCTTAATTCGGCATTCGGCGCGATCGCCTGTGCAGGCAGATTATCTGTTTGCCCTCACCTGGCGACATATCTACTATGAACTCGGTGGACTAAATTTAACTGACTCCGAATCAGGTAAGGAAGCCCTAACCATGCAAAATTGGTTAATTAATATGACAGCTTTCTGTATTAACGAGATTAAAGTACCACCCACAGAAGCAATTCATTATTCTCTGCAAGCGACTTCGCCGCCGCTATGGTGCTATGTACAACAGGCATTAGACCAACTACCACCTGTTTTGCGATTAATCGTGTTAATGGTTCAAACTTTCCACTGGAGCGAAACTAGAATCGCCGCCTATCTGCAAGCCGAAGGAGAAGCGATCGCACCTAACGAAGTAGCCGATTTTCTCCAGGAAGGCTATCGTATGCTAGAGGACAAATTACCCACAGATATCCGCACTATATACTTTGGAGAAGATTTAGTCCAATCGTAA